From the Chloroflexota bacterium genome, the window GATTTTAGGAGTCTAAAGAGATATTGTCCTATTGTTTTCATGTTTCTTTCTCATCCATCAGATGAAAGACATGGACATTGCTTACCAAACGATTCACATGAGCTGGCTAACGGGGCGGCGGATCAGCCGCGAGGTCGAGCCGCGAAGCGAGCGAGACCGAGTCGGCTGCATCCGCTTGTTCGACGGCGCGCAGCGCCGGGAATAGCGGAGATAGTCCGCCGCCCCCACACGGCGGATTAGACTGCATCGTTCGCTTGGTGAGAATATAACCCAGTTTAGACATCAAGTCAATGCAGGGCGACCGATATTAGCACAACAAAAAACCTTGCGCCGAAATTTCAGCGCAAGGTTTTCGATTTCATAATCGCGCCATGATCTCATCCGCCATCTCACGCGTGCTCAACACGCGCTCTCCTTCGCGCGCAATGTCGGCGGTGCGACAACCATCGCCAATCGCGCGCTCGACTGCGCGTTCAATCGCGTCTGCCTCCTGTCCCAGGTTGAGCGAATAGCGCAACAACATTGCCGTGCTCAGGATCGTCCCGATCGGATTCGCGATTGCTTTGCCGGCAATGTCCGGCGCAGAACCGTGGATCGGTTCGTAAACCCCCATAGCCACGCCCTTTAGGGCGTGGCTACCGAGTGACGCCGACGGTAACAACCCCATCGAGCCGACGAGCACCGCGGCTTCATCGGTGAGAATATCGCCAAACATGTTCTCGGTCACGATCACGTCGAACGACGCCGGCGCGGCGACGAGTCGCATCGCGCACGTGTCCACGAGCAAGTGATCGAGTTTCACGTTCGGATACGCGCGCGCGGTCTCGGTCGCAATCTCGCGCCACAAGCGCGAACTCGCCAGCACGTTCGCCTTGTCCACCGAGGTGACGCGCGCGCGACGCGGCGCGGCAAGTCGAAATGCCAGGTCAACGATGCGTTTGATTTCAACGTCCGAGTACTCCAGCGTATCCACGGCGCGCGTTTTTCCACCCTCCGCGTCGTCAAAGCGACCTTGCGGTTTGCCAAAGTACAGTCCGCCGGTCAATTCGCGCACGACGACGAAATCCACGCCCGCGATTTTTTCCGGCTTGAGCGGCGAGGCGTACGCGAGCGCGGGATGTGGTTTGACGGGGCGCAGATTCGCGAACAAACCGAGTCCTTTGCGCAGACCCAGTAAGCCCGCTTCGGGTCGCGTTTTCGCGTGCGGGTCGTCCCACTTTGGTCCACCGACCGCGCCGAGCAGTACCGCGTCCGCGCGTTTGCACGCGTCGAGCGTCGCGCTTGTCAATGCTTCGCCGGTCGCGTCAATCGCGCAACCGCCGATCAGGTGTTCTTCAAACTCAAACGAATGCCCAAATCTTTTCGCGATGTGTTCAAGGACGCGCACGCCTTCGCGCGTAACTTCGGGACCGATGCCATCGCCGGGCAGGGTGATGATGTGAGCGTTCATTCAAACTCCAGGTGAGAATTGATTTTGTATCGTTGACGGATTAGACCGGTTACGTTAAATAGATTTCGAGAGGTGAGAATATGGGACAACCAGCCACGCTTGAGCAAACGCTCATCAGCATTGTCCGGACGTTGCCACCCGAACGCGCGGTGGAACTGTTGGATTTTGCGCGCTTTCTTCAAACACTTGACGCGCGATCCGACACGGAGGACCAATGGGATCAACTATTTGCCAAGCCCGAAGCACAGCGCGCGATGTTAGAAATGGCGCGCGAGGCGCGTGAAGAATTCCAAGCCGGTCGCGCTACAGACATCACGATCACCGATGATGGACGACTCGCTCCGAAATGAAAGCCAAAGCCGCACCACGATTCTGGAAATTATACAACCGATAGCCGTATCAAGAGCAACAACGCGCGCGTAAAGCGTACCAGATTTGGAAAACCAATCCCAGTATGCCAGGATTGCATTTAAAGCGGGTGAGTGAAGAAGAACCGATTTACTCCGCGCGTGTGAGCGATGATTATCGCGTGCTTGGTCTACTTGAGGGCGATACGATCCTCTGGTTCTGGATTGGCAGGCACGATGAGTACGAACGTATCTTAATAGCACGGACAAGAATCTTGCCAAGATCACATCTTGGCAAGATTCTTTATTTTGCGACCGTGATTCCGTACTCGATCGCATCCGCGAGCGCGAGCCAGGATGCCTCGATAATGTTCGTGCCCGCGCCGACGGTGCTCCACCGACTCGTATGATTCGCCGTATCAATCATCACGCGCGTTGTCGCGCCGGTGCCCGCGTCGCTGTCGAGAATCCGCACCTTGTAATCTTCGAGTTGGAAATTATCAATCGCCGGGTAGTGCGGTCGCAACGCTTTACGCAGCGCATGGTCGAGCGCATTCACCGGACCATTGCCTTCTGCGACCGTGTGAATGATCTCGCCATTGATTCGCAGTTTCACACTGCTCTCGGCGAACATGCCGCGTCCTTCGCGATGTTCGACGACCGCCATAAAGTCCAACATCTCGAACGGCGCGTGATAATCGGGTTGTTGGCGGCGCAACATCAACTCGACCGATGCTTCGGCGCCTTCAAAGTGAAAGCCGCGCGCTTCGAGTTCTTTGATTTGTTGCAACACCTCGCGCGTATCCCCAACATCACCCAGGTTCAACTCCTCGGCTTTGCTCAACACGTTGCCTTTGCCGGACAATTCCGAAATCAGCACACGCGCTTCGTTGCCGACGCGTTCTGGTTCGATGTGTTGATAACTCAACGCGTTACGGCGTTGCGCGGCGACGTGAATGCCGCCCTTGTGCGCGAACGCCGAGCGACCGACGAACGCGGCGTGATCGTCCGGCGCGAGATTCGCGATTTCCGCGACCGCGTGCGAGAGTGCAGTCAACTGCGCGAGTTTTTCGGTCGGCACACAACGCCGATTCAATTTTATTTCGAGATCGGGAATGATCGAGCAAAGGTTCGCGTTGCCGCACCGCTCGCCGTACCCGTTGATCGTGCCTTGCACGAGATTGCAGCCAACGCGCACCGCCGCAAGCGTATTCGCGACTGCGAGTTCGCTGTCGTTGTGCGTGTGAATGCCGATGGACGTGTTGGGCAGAGCCGCGCGTACCGCGCACACCGCCTCCTCGACTTCCCAGGGCAGGCGACCGCCGTTCGTATCGCACAGCGTCACCGAGTCCGCGCCGCCCTCGATTGCCGCGCGCAACGTTGCGAGCGCGTACGCCGCATCCGCGCGATACCCGTCGAAGAAATGTTCCGCGTCGTAAATCACTTCACGCCCGCGCGATTTGATGAACGCGGCAGATTCGCGAATGAGGCGCAAGTTTTCGGCGAGCGTTGTTTGCAGAACATCGGTGACATGCAAAGTCCACGTCTTGCCGACGAGCGTGACGACGGGTGTTTCCGCGTCCACCATCGCGTTGATATTCGCGTCGTCTGCCGGCGCGGTGTTTGGTCGGCACGTCATGCCGAAGGACGCGAGCTTGGCGTTCTTGAACTTGACCGATTTGGCGCGCTCGAAAAACTCGACGTCCTTGGGATTCGACCCAGGCCAACCGCCTTCGATGTACGCCACGCCGAATTCGTCGAGCAGACGCGCCACGTGAAGTTTGTCGTTCACAGTCAGCGAAAGCCCCTCGCGTTGCGAGCCATCGCGGAGCGTGGTATCGTAGATCAGGATATTCATACGATGATTCCTAAAGGACAATGGAGCGGGGGCGCAGAGGCGCAGGGGTGAAATACCAATCACCTCTGCGCCCTTGCTCCTCTGCTCCATTGCAGATCAAGTTAAATGCTTGAATGCGCCGCTTCGAATTTGGAAATCGCATCGTCGCGCGCGATCAAATACCCCAGTTCGTCCACGCCTTCGAGCAAACATGTTTTCGCGAACGGATCGAGCGCAAAGGGCACCGCGCGACCGTCGGGCAAGGATAGAGTTTGCGCGGCGACATCAATTTTCAATTCGACGTGTGGAATCTCCGCGACGAGATCGAACAAATCGTGATGCGTTTGTTTGTCCACGATGATCGGGAGCAAGCCGTTCTTGAGCGCGTTGTTGCGAAAAATATCCGCGATCGTCGTGCTGATGACGACGCGAAAACCAAACCCGGTCAATGCCCAAACCGCGTGCTCGCGCGAACTGCCGCACCCAAAGTTGTCGCCCGCGAGCAGAATCTGCGCGCCCAGCGATTCCGGTTTGTTTAGTACAAAATCCGGATTCGCGCGCCAATCGGCAAAGAGCGCATCGCCCATGCCTAGTTTGTCCGTCGCTTTGAGATAGCGCGCCGGGATGATTTGATCGGTGTCTACGTTCTCGTTCGGCAGCGCGACGACGCGCGCGGTAAGTTGAATCAGTTTATCCACTATTTCTCCAAGTTCCTTCATTTCCCTCAGTTCCCTTATTTCCTGATTTGAGGGAAATGAGGGAAATGAGGGAATCTATGGAATGATCGTTCGCACGTCAGTTACGCGACCCGCCACCGCGCTCGCTGCCGCGGTTAATGGCGACGCGAGAAACGTGCGCGCGCCTTTGCCTTGACGCCCTTCGAAATTGCGATTCGACGTACTGACCGCGTACTGTCCTGCGCCGACCTCGTCACCATTCATTGCGATGCACATACTGCATCCTGGCTCGCGCCATTCGCAACCGGCGTCGAGAAAAATCTTGCCCAGCCCTTCGCGGTCGGCTTGCTCTTTGACTTGGCGCGATCCTGGGACGACGAGCACGCGCACGTTCGGCGCGACCTTGCGATCTTTGAACACGGTTGCCGCCGCGCGCAAATCGGCGATGCGCCCGTTCGTGCAACTGCCGATGAAGACGACGTCAATCGGTTGACCGAGCATCGCTTGTCCTGGTTGCAGATTCATGTACGTCAATGCTTTAACGAGCGCGTTGCGTTGGCTCGTGTCCTTGATGCTTGATGGATCGGGTACGTGTCCCGAAATCGCCATGCCCATCCCAGGATTCGTGCCGAACGTAATCATCGGCTCGAGCGTGTTCGCGTCGAGCGTGATGGTCTGATCGTACGTCGCGCCGTCATCCGTGGGCAACGCGCGCCAACGCGCGACTGCCGCGTCCCACGCCGAACCCTGGGGTACGAACTCGCGCCCGGCAAGATACTCGAATGTCGTGTCGTCCGGCGCGATCATGCCCGCGCGTGCGCCGCCCTCGATGGTCATGTTGCAAACGGTCATTCGCGCGTCCAGCGAGAGCGCGCGAATCGCGGGACCGGCGTACTCGATCACGTGTCCCGTACCGCCGCCAATACCAATTTTCGCAATCAACGCGAGAATAATATCTTTCGATGAAACGCCGCGCGCGAGTGCGCCGTCCACGCGCACGAGCATCGTTTGCGGTTTCTTTTGCAAGAGGCATTGCGTTGCGAGGACGTGCTCGACTTCGCTCGTGCCGATGCCGAACGCGAGCGCGCCGAATGCGCCGTGCGTCGCGGTGTGGCTGTCGCCGCAAACGATCGTCATGCCGGGTTGCGTCAAGCCCATTTCGGGACCGATGACGTGGACGATGCCTTGACGGGGATCGCCCATTGCGTACACCGGCACGCCAAAATCGCGGCAGTTGGTCGCGAGTTGCGCGACCTGTTTCGCGGCTTGCTCATCCACAATCGGCAACGCGAGCGGGTCGGTCGGAATGCTGTGGTCCATCGTCGCGAATGTTTTATCCGGGCGACGGACTTGCAATCCGCGCGTCCGCAAACCCTGGAACGCTTGCGGCGAGGTGACTTCGTGAACGAGATGCAAATCAATGTACAAAATCGCGGGACTGTTCGGTTCTTGCGCGACGACGTGACGGTCCCAGATTTTTTCGAAAAGGGTGCGAGGTGTCGAATTCAATTCATTTGCTCCGAGTGTGTCAATTTAGTACAGGGCGGACGTATCCCAGGCATTCGCGCAATCGCGCGGCTGACGCGACGGATCGAGTTTGCCGGCGCGCGCGTCTTGCTCGCGTGTATCGCGCGCGGGCTGACCCAGCGCCGAGCCGTCCCACGCGTTGCAGTGATCGTGTGGCTCGAGTAGTGGATCGAGTTCGCCTTGAGTAGGAGATGTGTGATTCATTTTGTCCTCCAGAAATTAAGTGCTCACTAATTCCAACGTCGAATGCTGCGCGTGCATCCGCGGCGAACTTTGCGCGGTGATCAGTTTGTTCAGCGCGGCGAGGTACGCCTTGGCGCTCGCGACGATAATGTCCGTATCCGCGCCGTGTCCGCCGAACGTGCGCGAGGTGTCCGCGTTCGCTTGCAAGCGCACGGTCACTTCACCGAGCGCGTCAATTCCTTCGGTGACCGCGTGGATGTTGAATTCGACTAGCGTGCACGGCTCGCCGACAATCGCGTCAATCGCTTTGTACGTCGCGTCCACGGGACCCGTGCCAATTGCGGCGAATGTTTTGTCCAAGCCCCCTGGTCCGATCAGACGGACTGTCGCCGTCGGCATCCCGTGGCGTCCGCACACGACCTGGATGTCTTCGAGCCGGAACACTTCGTTCGGTTGATAAAACTCGTCCGCAATCAACGCTTCGAGATCCGCATCGGCGATGTATTTTTTCTTGTCGGCGAGTTCTTTGAAACGCGCGAATGCCTTGTCGAGGTCTTGCTCGTTCATCGTATAACCCAGCGCGCTGAGATGCGCTTTGAACGCGTGTCGTCCCGAGTGTTTGCCCAAGACTAATTGCGACGCGGACACGCCGACCGTTTCGGGGCGCATGATCTCGTACGTCATTTGATTCTTGAGCATCCCGTCCTGGTGAATTCCGGCTTCGTGTGCGAACGCGTTCGCGCCGACAATCGCCTTGTTTGGCTGGACGGGAATGCCGGTGTAATTTGCGACCATTTTCGACGTGCGCGAAATTTGTGTCGAGTCAATCCCAGAATGCAGACCGAATACCGCCGCGCGCGTCTTGAGCGACATGACCACTTCTTCGAGCGAGGTGTTGCCCGCGCGTTCGCCGATGCCGTTGATCGTCACTTCGGCTTGGCGCGCGCCGGCGCGCAGACCGGCGAGTGCGTTCGCGGTCGCCATACCCAGGTCGTCGTGGCAATGTACCGACCACACCACCTGGTCGCCGCCGCGCGTCCCTTCGATCAAACCCTTGATGAGCGCGCCGTATTCCTCCGGCGTCGTGTAGCCGACCGTGTCTGGAATGTTGAGCGTCGTCGCGCCGCATTCAATCGCGACCTCCAGCACGTCGCACAGGTATTCGGGATCGGAACGCCCGGCATCTTCGGGCGAGAATTCGACATCGGCGCAGAGCGAACGCGCATACGAAACCATTTCGCGCACGCGCTCGACGACTTGCTCGCGCGTCATCTTGAGTTTGTACTTGAGATGAATATCCGAGGTTGCGAGAAAAGTATGGATGCGCGGGCGCGCCGCGTGTTTTACCGCGTCCCATGCCTTGTCAATGTCGTCCTTGTTCGCGCGCGCCAGCCCCGCGATCATCGGCGGTTGGCTACCATCGCGCGGATTGCCGACTTCGGTTGCGATGCGGCGCACCGCTTCGAGATCGTCCGGCGACGCGGCGGGAAAACCGGCTTCGATGATGTCTACGCCGAGCCGCGCGAGTTGCCGCGCGATTTCGAGTTTCTCCGCGCTCGTCAGCGATGCGCCCGGCGATTGCTCGCCATCGCGCAAGGTTGTATCGAAAATGCGAACGTATTTATTGTCCATACGAATTCCTTTTATTTGGAGTTTAGACTAACTGCAAAAAACAGGCGATTTCCCGCTATTTTTCGGCTCTTGTACGCTCAAAATATAGCCAGAATCGAAGATTAGTCTAAACTCCAATTTTATGGTTCATTGTAGTGGCGGGTAGCTTGCCCGCACCACAGTCAACCAACAACCTGTCCCTGGTCTAGCCGAAGCACGTGCGTGATGCTTTGCGGTAGTTCATCCGCGCGATGCGTCACATAAATCATGCTCGTATCTTTTCGGCGGATGCCATCGAGCGCTTGCAAAATTCGATCGCGATTACTCGCGTCCAGACCCTGGCATGGTTCGTCGAGTACGAGTAGCGTCGGACTTTTTACGAGCGCGCGCGCCAGGAGCGCCAAGCGTTGCTCTCCTTCGGAAAGTTGTTCAAACACTGTCGCGTCATGTCCCGCGAGACCGACTCGCGGCAACCATGCCAGCGCGATTTCGCGTTGCTCGACTGAACATTGGCGATACAATCCAATCGAATCGAACCAACCGGAGCAGACGACA encodes:
- the leuB gene encoding 3-isopropylmalate dehydrogenase; translation: MNAHIITLPGDGIGPEVTREGVRVLEHIAKRFGHSFEFEEHLIGGCAIDATGEALTSATLDACKRADAVLLGAVGGPKWDDPHAKTRPEAGLLGLRKGLGLFANLRPVKPHPALAYASPLKPEKIAGVDFVVVRELTGGLYFGKPQGRFDDAEGGKTRAVDTLEYSDVEIKRIVDLAFRLAAPRRARVTSVDKANVLASSRLWREIATETARAYPNVKLDHLLVDTCAMRLVAAPASFDVIVTENMFGDILTDEAAVLVGSMGLLPSASLGSHALKGVAMGVYEPIHGSAPDIAGKAIANPIGTILSTAMLLRYSLNLGQEADAIERAVERAIGDGCRTADIAREGERVLSTREMADEIMARL
- a CDS encoding citramalate synthase, with amino-acid sequence MNILIYDTTLRDGSQREGLSLTVNDKLHVARLLDEFGVAYIEGGWPGSNPKDVEFFERAKSVKFKNAKLASFGMTCRPNTAPADDANINAMVDAETPVVTLVGKTWTLHVTDVLQTTLAENLRLIRESAAFIKSRGREVIYDAEHFFDGYRADAAYALATLRAAIEGGADSVTLCDTNGGRLPWEVEEAVCAVRAALPNTSIGIHTHNDSELAVANTLAAVRVGCNLVQGTINGYGERCGNANLCSIIPDLEIKLNRRCVPTEKLAQLTALSHAVAEIANLAPDDHAAFVGRSAFAHKGGIHVAAQRRNALSYQHIEPERVGNEARVLISELSGKGNVLSKAEELNLGDVGDTREVLQQIKELEARGFHFEGAEASVELMLRRQQPDYHAPFEMLDFMAVVEHREGRGMFAESSVKLRINGEIIHTVAEGNGPVNALDHALRKALRPHYPAIDNFQLEDYKVRILDSDAGTGATTRVMIDTANHTSRWSTVGAGTNIIEASWLALADAIEYGITVAK
- the leuD gene encoding 3-isopropylmalate dehydratase small subunit, with amino-acid sequence MDKLIQLTARVVALPNENVDTDQIIPARYLKATDKLGMGDALFADWRANPDFVLNKPESLGAQILLAGDNFGCGSSREHAVWALTGFGFRVVISTTIADIFRNNALKNGLLPIIVDKQTHHDLFDLVAEIPHVELKIDVAAQTLSLPDGRAVPFALDPFAKTCLLEGVDELGYLIARDDAISKFEAAHSSI
- the leuC gene encoding 3-isopropylmalate dehydratase large subunit → MNSTPRTLFEKIWDRHVVAQEPNSPAILYIDLHLVHEVTSPQAFQGLRTRGLQVRRPDKTFATMDHSIPTDPLALPIVDEQAAKQVAQLATNCRDFGVPVYAMGDPRQGIVHVIGPEMGLTQPGMTIVCGDSHTATHGAFGALAFGIGTSEVEHVLATQCLLQKKPQTMLVRVDGALARGVSSKDIILALIAKIGIGGGTGHVIEYAGPAIRALSLDARMTVCNMTIEGGARAGMIAPDDTTFEYLAGREFVPQGSAWDAAVARWRALPTDDGATYDQTITLDANTLEPMITFGTNPGMGMAISGHVPDPSSIKDTSQRNALVKALTYMNLQPGQAMLGQPIDVVFIGSCTNGRIADLRAAATVFKDRKVAPNVRVLVVPGSRQVKEQADREGLGKIFLDAGCEWREPGCSMCIAMNGDEVGAGQYAVSTSNRNFEGRQGKGARTFLASPLTAAASAVAGRVTDVRTIIP
- a CDS encoding 2-isopropylmalate synthase; the protein is MDNKYVRIFDTTLRDGEQSPGASLTSAEKLEIARQLARLGVDIIEAGFPAASPDDLEAVRRIATEVGNPRDGSQPPMIAGLARANKDDIDKAWDAVKHAARPRIHTFLATSDIHLKYKLKMTREQVVERVREMVSYARSLCADVEFSPEDAGRSDPEYLCDVLEVAIECGATTLNIPDTVGYTTPEEYGALIKGLIEGTRGGDQVVWSVHCHDDLGMATANALAGLRAGARQAEVTINGIGERAGNTSLEEVVMSLKTRAAVFGLHSGIDSTQISRTSKMVANYTGIPVQPNKAIVGANAFAHEAGIHQDGMLKNQMTYEIMRPETVGVSASQLVLGKHSGRHAFKAHLSALGYTMNEQDLDKAFARFKELADKKKYIADADLEALIADEFYQPNEVFRLEDIQVVCGRHGMPTATVRLIGPGGLDKTFAAIGTGPVDATYKAIDAIVGEPCTLVEFNIHAVTEGIDALGEVTVRLQANADTSRTFGGHGADTDIIVASAKAYLAALNKLITAQSSPRMHAQHSTLELVST